The genome window CATGTATGAACTTTTAACCTAAATCTAATAATTGTATTTCCATCAACAgctgaaaaattatcaaaaaggtCTAATAATTATCAGtccttaatctaaaaaaaaaacaccctgaCAATCTTAACACAGGGAATGAAAGTCTGATCTACAATACTTCCAGAAAGTAAAAAGACAATAACATCTGGCAACTCAAGAAGAAAAAACTCCTGAAGTCATAACAAAAGTGACTCTTATTGGTCATCTCATTAACAAAAATCAGCAAAAACTGATCATTACACTAAAACTTTGCACAATTTACAGGAAGTCATTTGAGAAATCCAAACCCAAAACATTAAGTTTTTGTATAATGCAACTCACCATAATTAGTGGGATAACACCGTTAGGAGATCGGGAAGATAGTCAGAAACTTTTTGAATATCTTCATACACGCTTGACATTTCAGCTTGATTTCCTATAGTTTGGGAAGTGAAGCAACAACTTTCAAGAAAttgatttctgaaaaataaataagtggaaAGAGAGACTATAAACTGGCagtaaaatcctttttaaatgcacaataaatatttgtgtcaataggggggggggggggatgtttAAATTACtcagggattatattgaaaaataaataaaaatcaactttattttgTTATGCAATAGAAAgtgattgaaattaaatttttattcatttatttcagttcTACTTTATTTTTGGTATAAGCCCCTTTTATTGTAGACATCTAATAAATGACAAAACCTACCTCATCCATTCCAGAAGGCGGCTTGATGCTATCAATGTTATTCCAACTAAGGCTCGAGTCGCCTCCAAGCCTTGCAGCTGATGCAACGCCTTGCAACAAATCCTCTCATTTTATCTTTTCTCTTTTCGGCTTCAGAGATGCTAGCGGTAAGTGACAACAGACTACTCATTGCAGAAGGAGGTCTAACTGAATCCAAATCTGACATAAAACTGGATTCCATTTCCATGTGTGCGATTATTGCAACTTTCCCTTCTTCTAAACGAATTATATTTGAATCTGTCAATGAAATATCATAAAGACACTTGACACTTCGGTCATCATCAGCATTACTCCTGTAAGACGCTATCAATGGAGCGGTTAAACTAATACTCGGGAACGATATATCGTTCGGTGACATATCATCATTCCACGTATCAGCGCTGGCTTGCATCAGGTCTATTGCTTGCTGAGAAGGAACTTGTTGGTTTGTTGTTATCAAGGAATGTagttcttttctttcttctagaGCTGTTTCCATTGTTGTTGTTACTGCTGCCACCTCTTCGTTGTTTTCGTCTGCTGGAGTGTCCTGTACGACACCAACAGACGGATTCTCCCCGTTTTTTGTCTTAGGCATGCCAGATGTTATACACTGTTCTAACAAAGCCTGTTCTTCAGTCCAATCTCCACTAAGAGATCCAATGGAAGGCTGTCGAGACAATACTGTCACtgcaaaaaaagaattacaaaaatttataaataaatacaaataaaaaatttaaaaacaagagataaatattaaaaaatacaactgccaacaaaaaattgctctttaatataggataattaaagagcatcggctgataattttgtatacaatgtaatttttttcttcaaattcattaaatttatttaattatatatatatatatacaaatttatacaacCCATGAAACTTCCGGTAATGCAAGGATTCCAATGCAGGGTCACATCTAAATCAGTTTAGCCATTGAACTGCTACGATGGAAAAAATATgcatacacacaaacatacaccctaaatacattatcctcctttttgggcagtcgtgtaaatgtaaattacaatcTCTGTGTTACAACTAATGATATTAATAAGAATTACATGATAACGAATTATTAGTCTGGACAATCTTACAGCACTAACATTGTGTTTTCACATCATCCATGGTCGAGAGTTATGTAACCTTTCATGTTTCAATGCTAAGTTTAGTTTTtcaataatctactttttttcaGTAAGTAAGTCCATTTCCTCTGAGGGACAGTATGACTTTCAAAGAATACAAGTATTCAAGATGTTTCAAGATCTTTCTTTTGTGTCTTGTCCAAGCTGTGCAACTGCATGATGCATGACATctcctaaaaataaaacaatgtggTATTCAAGAAGTTTAAGAGAGATCTTATCTACTTGGATGGCACCAGCAAGCGGAAATGAAGATGGATTTAACGTGGTCAGATGTCTGTATTATGTGGCTTCCCATAGTACCCTGGTAAGATAAgctattataatttttggaagcttttctaaaactaattttctCTATCTTTTCCAAAAGAGAGCTATTTAACCTAAATCGTTATGCTTCATGCATAccttttattacagaaaattttaaaaatcatatatctgAGAATAAGCATCTATATTAAGCATTTATATAAGCATCTATATAagcatttatatttatcaaatccAAGCATGCATGCAGAAACtgttaaaacagtaaatttaatattgccatcaaaaatgctaaaatatattaacttaaagcTACCAGCTGAATGTACTTGCTTGAAAAGCAACTTATGCGTAGATTTGAAGGATACAAAAGCGTTTTGAACTGATCTCAAACATCACCAATTTATCATACATACATACGACAAACTTGCCATATTAAGTTTTGCAGAACTCTTGCAAAAccatatgcaataataaataaaatctaccctctatcattattttaaaaaaaagaacggaataaattttaactatacatAGTTGCAGCAGCAAATCAGACTCAATCTTAAATTTGTGTTTGTTCATATACCAGACAAAACTTAAATAAGCGTGAAAAGTTTATGTTGATATTTTCCTTTAtcttatggtaaataaaaatttatctaatgcGCTTACATTGGATATGATGAAATACTTcagaattttaacagaaaataacgtTAAATCAGGACAAGGATCATAATATAGAGCATAAgactaaaataaaagttaataataaatatactgataTCATCTTACCTTCTGGTTCTAATGAGCTGAGTGGTGAAGATCCATCATCGGGAGGAGCAGGTGACACTACTTGGCACCTAAAAATAAGAAAGTACCCATTTAACGCTGATCTGAACATTATACTCCAATCTATTGGTGATTTCCCAATTACCAAATGCATGAGCATTATAATAACACAATATTCACATGTAATGAATCAATGGATTGACCAAAGCTTAATCCTAGATATACCAGCAGTGTTTTTAAAGGAAGgtcagttttgaaataaaaacaaaactgaaaaatacaaagaaactttattacataagcataaaaactatatttatttactactttgtATACACAACTGTCTTCAATTTCAATCCCAGTGACTTACACCATGCATTAATGCcattttttatcatcataaaaCGCTTGTGATGCAAGTCaccatttaaaatgaagaaaaagaaaataatcgctgGGAGCTAAGTCAGTGCTACAGGATGAACGGTTGAAGATTTTCAcactatatttttccaatcgCCTCAATGTCTGATTTGCCACGTGTGATCCGAACGAGGCATTGTTGTgcaaaaaatattcctgtaggATAGCATCTCCtgtcatttgttttttatcgCTCTTCTaagattatttaacattttgcaaTAATATTGGCATTCAGAGTAATTTCACAGTCAATAAATTTGACAAGCAAAACACTCTTTTTGTCCCTTTACTGAACATTCTAATTTGAACTTCTGCAGTATAGGAGATGATAAATGCCACCACCCTCTATCAACTGCTGCTTTGTCTCAACATTCgaataagaaatccaggtttcatTTCTAGCAACAATGTGATCAAAGGATTtatcaccttcattttcatacgctacaaaattcatgtGTTGCAGCAGATGTTTTTCTTGTGTGTCGGTTATCATCTTCTGCACCAACCCAGGATAACTTCTTTATAatccaatttttcagtcaaaacttcattAATCAAAGATCATGAAACATCAAAGATAACTGAGATATGATGAAGCACCGCTGTTCTCCCATTTTTCCATCAACTTTTTCAGTCAAATAATCCATAGATTCAGAAATGGTTGAAAATATTGGGTTAGTGATTGACAGTAATGAAACAAGAATGAAAAAACTGAGACCTCTGTAATGTGcatttcagaaataaaactagaaatgCAGC of Lycorma delicatula isolate Av1 chromosome 9, ASM4794821v1, whole genome shotgun sequence contains these proteins:
- the LOC142329983 gene encoding uncharacterized protein LOC142329983 isoform X3 — protein: MLTIRRQHVKTPKSSSTGGGVMNSRLPKPRLSGIPIKFNHTSTVGCTGVSSSLTTRSSSGRHNTTEVCDSNGVTTTTSFNEDTTTEFCTEGTPANISHATSHSDLSMLCALSDDGSSDQDNVLAECIQSAMPQARHLKQQRQESRVTLIKKEVKQPSLNQSLEKHEPSPVTSQPHNSSPAAPVPSSSRIRELKCQVVSPAPPDDGSSPLSSLEPEVTVLSRQPSIGSLSGDWTEEQALLEQCITSGMPKTKNGENPSVGVVQDTPADENNEEVAAVTTTMETALEERKELHSLITTNQQVPSQQAIDLMQASADTWNDDMSPNDISFPSISLTAPLIASYRSNADDDRSVKCLYDISLTDSNIIRLEEGKVAIIAHMEMESSFMSDLDSVRPPSAMSSLLSLTASISEAEKRKDKMRGFVARRCISCKAWRRLEP
- the LOC142329983 gene encoding uncharacterized protein LOC142329983 isoform X1 is translated as MLTIRRQHVKTPKSSSTGGGVMNSRLPKPRLSGIPIKFNHTSTVGCTGVSSSLTTRSSSGRHNTTEVCDSNGVTTTTSFNEDTTTEFCTEGTPANISHATSHSDLSMLCALSDDGSSDQDNVLAECIQSAMPQARHLKQQRQESRVTLIKKEVKQPSLNQSLEKHEPSPVTSQPHNSSPAAPVPSSSRIRELKGVCADDETECFATEGSPCVFSTRSSLSDLTINSTAKCRDRCQVVSPAPPDDGSSPLSSLEPEVTVLSRQPSIGSLSGDWTEEQALLEQCITSGMPKTKNGENPSVGVVQDTPADENNEEVAAVTTTMETALEERKELHSLITTNQQVPSQQAIDLMQASADTWNDDMSPNDISFPSISLTAPLIASYRSNADDDRSVKCLYDISLTDSNIIRLEEGKVAIIAHMEMESSFMSDLDSVRPPSAMSSLLSLTASISEAEKRKDKMRGFVARRCISCKAWRRLEP
- the LOC142329983 gene encoding uncharacterized protein LOC142329983 isoform X2; this encodes MQHVKTPKSSSTGGGVMNSRLPKPRLSGIPIKFNHTSTVGCTGVSSSLTTRSSSGRHNTTEVCDSNGVTTTTSFNEDTTTEFCTEGTPANISHATSHSDLSMLCALSDDGSSDQDNVLAECIQSAMPQARHLKQQRQESRVTLIKKEVKQPSLNQSLEKHEPSPVTSQPHNSSPAAPVPSSSRIRELKGVCADDETECFATEGSPCVFSTRSSLSDLTINSTAKCRDRCQVVSPAPPDDGSSPLSSLEPEVTVLSRQPSIGSLSGDWTEEQALLEQCITSGMPKTKNGENPSVGVVQDTPADENNEEVAAVTTTMETALEERKELHSLITTNQQVPSQQAIDLMQASADTWNDDMSPNDISFPSISLTAPLIASYRSNADDDRSVKCLYDISLTDSNIIRLEEGKVAIIAHMEMESSFMSDLDSVRPPSAMSSLLSLTASISEAEKRKDKMRGFVARRCISCKAWRRLEP